Proteins from one Natrinema salinisoli genomic window:
- a CDS encoding DUF7344 domain-containing protein: MSSIDTSLPDEIASVADADGDERLSKDVIFELLKNRRRREVLAYLLEADETVTLGELAEQIAAWENETEVDALSSDQRKRVYVALYQTHLPKMDDAGIVEYDQDRGLISLADNADLLMMYLDTDTHRQDRWDRWYAGLSVIGAAFLGAAVLGVPVLSSLPLTALAGVVVGAFFCLSVAHVVRNRSRERNVDGKLSRIE, from the coding sequence ATGTCCTCGATCGATACGTCCTTGCCCGACGAAATCGCATCCGTCGCCGACGCCGACGGAGACGAACGCCTTTCGAAGGACGTTATTTTCGAACTTTTGAAAAACAGACGCCGACGCGAGGTTCTCGCATACTTGCTGGAAGCCGACGAAACGGTGACGCTCGGTGAACTCGCGGAACAGATTGCCGCGTGGGAAAACGAAACCGAGGTGGACGCGCTCAGCTCGGATCAGCGCAAGCGCGTCTACGTCGCGCTCTATCAGACCCATTTGCCGAAGATGGACGACGCCGGAATCGTCGAGTACGATCAGGATCGCGGGCTGATTTCGCTGGCCGATAACGCCGACCTGTTAATGATGTACCTCGATACGGACACGCATCGACAGGACCGGTGGGACCGGTGGTACGCCGGTCTCAGCGTGATCGGCGCTGCCTTTCTCGGCGCGGCGGTTCTCGGCGTGCCGGTGCTGTCGTCCCTCCCGCTGACCGCCCTCGCCGGCGTCGTCGTCGGTGCCTTTTTCTGTCTCTCGGTCGCCCACGT
- a CDS encoding transcription initiation factor IIB encodes MTRSIIDQHSSESQSEEVETGLCPDCETDTIVHDPDRGEQVCKECGLVLTEDPIDYGPEWRAFNAQEHDELSRVGAPLTQSMHDRGLTTTIDWRNKDANGHSMSADKHGQLHRLRVWQERIRTKNAGERNLKYALSEIDRMVSALGVPKPVKETASVIYRQALEQDLIRGRSIEGVATSALYTACRKEDIPRSLEEVTSVSRVDQREIGRTYRYIADELDINLEPTNPRQFVPRFCSELDVDKDVETKAIEIIDRTTEKGLHSGKSPTGFAAAAIYAAGLLCDETIPQRAVADTAQTTVVTVRNRYREQLEAIDQQPAT; translated from the coding sequence ATGACGCGGTCTATCATTGATCAACACAGCAGCGAATCACAGTCCGAGGAGGTCGAGACTGGATTGTGTCCCGACTGCGAGACAGACACGATCGTCCACGATCCGGACCGCGGTGAGCAAGTCTGTAAGGAGTGTGGGCTCGTCCTCACCGAGGATCCCATCGATTACGGGCCGGAGTGGCGGGCGTTCAACGCACAGGAACACGACGAACTCTCCCGCGTCGGTGCACCGTTGACCCAGTCGATGCACGACCGCGGGTTAACGACCACCATTGATTGGCGGAACAAGGACGCCAACGGCCACTCGATGTCGGCCGACAAACACGGCCAGCTCCATCGGCTTCGCGTCTGGCAGGAACGAATTCGCACGAAAAACGCGGGCGAACGCAACCTCAAGTACGCCCTCTCCGAGATCGACCGGATGGTTAGCGCGTTAGGCGTTCCCAAGCCGGTCAAGGAGACTGCAAGCGTCATTTACCGGCAGGCACTCGAGCAGGACCTCATCCGCGGCCGCTCGATCGAAGGCGTCGCGACCAGCGCGCTCTATACTGCGTGTCGGAAAGAGGACATTCCCCGCAGCCTCGAGGAAGTAACGTCGGTTTCACGGGTCGACCAGCGGGAGATCGGGCGGACGTATCGGTACATTGCGGACGAACTGGACATCAATCTCGAGCCGACGAACCCCCGACAGTTCGTGCCGCGCTTTTGCTCGGAACTGGATGTCGACAAGGACGTCGAGACCAAGGCCATCGAGATCATCGATCGCACGACCGAGAAGGGGCTCCACTCGGGCAAGTCACCGACCGGGTTCGCCGCCGCGGCCATCTACGCCGCCGGCCTCCTCTGTGACGAAACCATCCCGCAGCGAGCGGTCGCCGACACCGCCCAGACGACCGTCGTCACCGTCCGGAACCGGTATCGCGAGCAGCTCGAGGCGATCGACCAGCAGCCGGCTACATGA
- a CDS encoding DEAD/DEAH box helicase has translation MTDERSSEPTDDERSESTAPGSAEPTDAGEENATGDENDPKDDFTIADFHDASQQEGRPVLTAAAVSRALEISQENANDRLEALAENGALERHAVSTDPVVWYPSELEDLTDRERVVVFPKRREIIVDRPDQFTRAQLSQFAHLADANGEQGYRYVVRPEDVWGTPHDSFDDLARTMRQALSQRSADLEDWVESQWDRAHQFRLVTHEDGYTVLEAQSPEIMGNVARQKLDEEHVHAPISETEDWVQEGSEAAIKRILYEAGYPVQDHRELESGEELPIDLEVRLRDYQQTWVDRFTEAGEGVFVGPPGSGKTVAAMGAMAHVDGETLVLVPSRDLAQQWADTIVEYTSLEPHQIGQYHGGRKEVRPVTIATYQIAGMDRHRSLFDDREWGLVIFDECQHVPSDVYRRSTHLQSKHRLGLSASPIREDDRQKEIFTLVGPPIGTDWEALFDAGHVAEPELEIRYVPWGDDEQANAYGSAEGQEKYRIAARNRGKIDEVRYLLSAHPDSKALVFVDYLEQGRELAEALDVPFLSGETPHHERRRLLEEFRRNERDLLLVSRVGDEGIDLPTADLAIVASGLGGSRRQGTQRAGRTMRPAGGALVYVLATRGTREEDFARKQLRHLGRKGMTIREQTVDREDDGDR, from the coding sequence GTGACCGACGAACGTTCTTCGGAGCCAACCGACGACGAGCGAAGCGAGTCCACGGCACCGGGTAGTGCGGAGCCGACCGATGCGGGCGAGGAGAACGCCACGGGCGACGAGAACGACCCGAAAGACGACTTCACGATCGCCGATTTCCACGACGCCAGCCAGCAGGAGGGACGGCCGGTCCTCACCGCCGCAGCCGTCTCCCGTGCCCTCGAGATTTCACAAGAAAACGCCAACGACCGACTCGAGGCCCTCGCCGAGAACGGCGCCCTCGAACGCCACGCCGTCTCGACGGACCCGGTGGTCTGGTATCCCAGCGAACTCGAGGATCTGACCGACAGGGAGCGGGTGGTCGTCTTCCCGAAGCGCCGGGAGATCATCGTCGATCGACCCGACCAGTTCACCCGCGCACAGCTCTCCCAGTTCGCTCACCTCGCCGATGCGAACGGCGAGCAGGGCTACCGCTACGTCGTCCGCCCGGAGGACGTCTGGGGGACGCCACACGACTCGTTCGACGACCTCGCGCGGACGATGCGGCAGGCGCTGAGCCAGCGCTCCGCGGACCTCGAGGACTGGGTCGAGAGCCAATGGGATCGCGCCCACCAGTTCCGACTCGTGACTCACGAGGACGGCTACACCGTGCTCGAGGCCCAGAGCCCCGAGATCATGGGCAACGTCGCCCGGCAGAAACTCGACGAGGAACACGTCCACGCGCCGATCTCCGAGACCGAAGACTGGGTGCAGGAGGGGTCGGAGGCCGCGATCAAGCGGATCCTCTACGAGGCCGGCTATCCGGTGCAGGATCACCGCGAACTCGAGTCCGGCGAGGAACTCCCGATCGATCTCGAGGTTCGGCTGCGGGACTACCAGCAGACCTGGGTCGATCGGTTCACGGAGGCCGGCGAGGGCGTCTTCGTCGGCCCGCCGGGGAGCGGCAAGACGGTGGCCGCGATGGGCGCGATGGCCCACGTCGACGGCGAGACGCTCGTCCTCGTCCCGAGTCGCGACCTCGCACAGCAGTGGGCCGACACGATCGTGGAGTACACCTCGCTCGAGCCCCACCAGATCGGCCAGTACCACGGCGGCCGGAAGGAGGTCCGGCCGGTGACGATCGCCACCTACCAGATCGCGGGGATGGATCGCCACCGCTCACTGTTCGACGATCGCGAGTGGGGACTGGTGATCTTCGACGAGTGCCAGCACGTTCCCTCGGACGTCTACCGACGGAGTACGCACCTACAATCGAAGCACCGACTCGGCCTGTCAGCGTCGCCCATTCGGGAGGACGACCGTCAGAAGGAGATCTTCACCCTCGTCGGCCCGCCGATCGGCACCGACTGGGAGGCGCTGTTCGACGCGGGCCACGTCGCCGAACCCGAACTCGAGATCAGGTACGTTCCGTGGGGCGACGACGAGCAAGCGAACGCCTACGGCTCGGCCGAGGGCCAGGAGAAATACCGAATCGCCGCGCGGAACCGGGGGAAGATCGACGAGGTCCGCTACCTGCTGTCGGCCCACCCCGACTCGAAGGCGCTCGTCTTCGTCGACTACCTCGAGCAGGGCCGCGAGCTCGCCGAGGCGCTCGACGTGCCCTTCCTCAGCGGCGAGACGCCACACCACGAGCGGCGGCGACTGCTCGAGGAATTTCGGCGGAACGAGCGGGATCTGCTGCTCGTCTCCCGAGTCGGCGACGAGGGGATCGACCTGCCGACGGCCGATCTCGCCATCGTCGCCTCCGGCCTCGGCGGCTCCCGCCGACAGGGAACCCAGCGCGCCGGGCGGACGATGCGGCCCGCCGGTGGTGCGCTCGTCTACGTCCTCGCGACGCGGGGAACGCGCGAGGAGGACTTCGCCCGGAAGCAGCTCCGGCACCTCGGTCGGAAGGGCATGACGATCCGTGAGCAGACGGTCGATCGCGAGGACGACGGGGACCGCTGA
- a CDS encoding helicase HerA domain-containing protein: MSDGAQQRQILVGETADGVDLKLPVVELLTGRGFVTGKSGSGKSNTASVIAEELLEAGYPLLIVDTDGEYYGLKEEYEMLHAGADEECDIQIGPEHAEQMATLALEENVPVILDVSGYLDEDVADELLREVARNLFVKEKKLKKPFLLVVEEVHEYIPEGGGVGETGNLLIKISKRGRKHGLGIVGISQRPADVKKDFITQANWLVWHRLTWDNDTKVVGRIIDTEYKELVSDLDDGQAFVQTDWTEIDVRKVQFRRKRTFDAGATPGLDDFERPELKSVSDALVGDLQEISERKDREQDRINELENELEKKEKRIETLEDELSSARDVSSAARQMADALQNTDTIQSELPGTDGDLRRLHEEVTELESERDELQETLATREDRIEELETELATRADEIDRLRSENRELRSVVRDLSYEESYGSDGTDAEDTGTEESPEDEGSSIVHAGGEDHEYGYTPGPEESDAESDPDGSEEREFVVADEKRELSELLEVPWIGDRVTRACEGSQCSTDTAEEILGVFARNGPLEAKRVADHVDRSRVAVQSLVSELRTEGLLERSGERTYELCDDVREELPAATANTE; the protein is encoded by the coding sequence GTGAGCGACGGCGCCCAGCAACGCCAGATTCTCGTCGGCGAGACGGCCGACGGTGTGGACCTGAAGTTACCCGTGGTCGAACTGCTCACGGGTCGCGGGTTCGTCACCGGCAAGTCGGGATCGGGGAAGTCGAACACCGCGTCGGTCATCGCCGAGGAACTGCTCGAGGCCGGCTACCCCCTGTTGATCGTCGACACGGACGGGGAGTACTACGGACTGAAGGAGGAGTACGAGATGCTCCACGCCGGGGCCGACGAGGAGTGTGACATCCAGATCGGGCCGGAACACGCCGAGCAGATGGCCACGCTCGCGCTCGAGGAGAACGTCCCGGTCATCCTCGACGTCTCGGGCTACCTCGACGAGGACGTGGCCGACGAACTGCTCAGGGAGGTCGCCCGCAACCTGTTCGTCAAGGAGAAGAAGCTCAAGAAGCCGTTCCTGCTGGTCGTCGAGGAGGTCCACGAGTACATCCCGGAGGGCGGCGGCGTCGGCGAAACCGGGAACCTGCTGATCAAGATCAGCAAGCGCGGGCGCAAACACGGGCTGGGTATCGTCGGCATCAGCCAGCGGCCGGCCGACGTCAAGAAGGACTTCATCACGCAGGCGAACTGGCTCGTCTGGCACCGCCTGACCTGGGACAACGACACGAAAGTCGTCGGTCGGATCATCGACACGGAGTACAAGGAACTCGTGTCCGATCTCGACGACGGACAGGCGTTCGTCCAGACCGACTGGACCGAGATCGACGTCCGGAAGGTCCAGTTCCGACGAAAGCGAACGTTCGACGCCGGGGCAACGCCCGGCCTCGACGACTTCGAACGGCCCGAACTCAAGTCCGTCTCGGACGCGCTGGTCGGCGACCTCCAGGAGATCTCCGAGCGCAAGGACCGCGAACAGGACCGGATCAACGAACTCGAGAACGAACTCGAAAAGAAGGAGAAACGGATCGAGACTCTCGAAGACGAGCTCTCCTCCGCGCGGGACGTCTCGAGCGCGGCCAGACAGATGGCCGACGCCCTGCAGAACACGGACACCATCCAGTCGGAGCTTCCGGGAACTGACGGGGATCTGCGCCGGCTTCACGAGGAGGTCACCGAACTCGAGAGCGAACGCGACGAACTGCAGGAGACGCTCGCGACACGCGAGGATCGGATCGAGGAACTCGAGACCGAACTCGCGACTCGAGCGGACGAGATCGACCGTCTCCGGAGCGAGAACAGGGAGTTGCGGAGCGTCGTCCGCGACCTCAGCTACGAGGAGAGCTACGGGTCGGACGGTACCGATGCCGAGGACACGGGTACCGAGGAGAGCCCGGAGGATGAGGGCTCGTCGATCGTCCACGCCGGCGGCGAGGACCACGAGTACGGGTACACTCCCGGCCCGGAGGAGTCCGACGCGGAGTCGGACCCGGACGGGAGCGAGGAACGGGAGTTCGTCGTCGCGGACGAGAAACGCGAACTGTCGGAGTTGCTCGAGGTCCCCTGGATCGGCGATCGAGTGACGCGGGCCTGCGAGGGGTCGCAGTGTTCGACCGACACGGCCGAGGAGATTCTGGGCGTGTTCGCACGGAACGGCCCGCTCGAGGCGAAGCGCGTCGCAGATCACGTGGATCGATCGCGAGTCGCGGTCCAGAGTCTGGTCTCGGAGCTTCGGACGGAGGGATTGCTCGAGCGATCTGGGGAACGGACCTACGAGCTGTGCGACGACGTCCGCGAGGAATTGCCGGCGGCGACCGCGAACACCGAGTAG